From a single Stackebrandtia endophytica genomic region:
- a CDS encoding serine protein kinase RIO: MSQDETFVRSRKSRHRRLDADDLAFEAEDHDYYRAFFDEDDEENPVSFDGPPEGDRWSIWEQSEPLERGPKPYPDWLVTEAAAVDYELGILKTGKEADVFLVERAIPGTDRRCLLAAKRYRSSDHSMFRRNDGYLEGRSVRDSRESRAMANRTQFGKQAIAGRWANAEFDALRRMCEVGVPVPYPVQIFGTEILMEFIGDADGTAAPRLAQLRPSPEERDDLWEQLSYGLSLLAREGFAHGDLSAYNVIVHEGRLVIIDVPQIIDVVANPRGKDFLARDVKNIGAWFIARGLPEWRVDMLVGELQLDCGFR; this comes from the coding sequence ATGTCACAGGACGAGACCTTCGTTCGCTCTCGCAAGAGTCGTCACCGCCGTCTCGACGCCGATGATCTGGCCTTCGAGGCCGAAGACCACGATTATTACCGCGCATTTTTCGATGAGGACGACGAAGAGAACCCGGTGTCGTTCGACGGTCCGCCCGAGGGCGATCGTTGGTCGATCTGGGAACAGTCGGAACCGCTGGAGCGCGGTCCGAAGCCCTACCCCGACTGGCTGGTGACCGAAGCCGCCGCCGTCGACTACGAGCTGGGAATTCTGAAGACGGGCAAGGAAGCCGACGTCTTCCTGGTGGAACGGGCGATACCCGGTACCGATCGCCGCTGTCTGTTGGCGGCCAAGCGGTACCGCAGTTCAGACCATTCGATGTTCCGCCGCAATGACGGTTACCTGGAGGGTCGCAGTGTCCGCGACTCTCGGGAAAGCCGTGCCATGGCCAACCGGACTCAGTTCGGAAAACAGGCGATCGCGGGGAGGTGGGCCAACGCGGAGTTCGACGCACTGCGCCGGATGTGCGAGGTGGGAGTTCCGGTGCCCTACCCGGTGCAGATTTTCGGCACCGAGATCTTGATGGAGTTCATCGGCGACGCCGACGGCACGGCTGCGCCCCGATTGGCGCAGTTGCGACCCAGCCCGGAGGAACGTGACGACCTGTGGGAGCAACTCTCCTACGGACTGTCGCTGCTGGCTCGTGAGGGCTTCGCGCACGGTGACCTGTCGGCGTACAACGTGATCGTCCATGAGGGGCGGTTGGTCATCATCGATGTTCCGCAGATCATCGATGTGGTCGCCAACCCGCGCGGGAAGGACTTCCTGGCGCGCGATGTGAAGAACATCGGTGCCTGGTTCATCGCCCGCGGCCTGCCGGAATGGCGCGTCGACATGTTGGTGGGAGAGCTGCAACTCGACTGCGGTTTTCGGTGA
- the murQ gene encoding N-acetylmuramic acid 6-phosphate etherase codes for MGDTNTVADSLRGLATEGVDPRFSDIDKLSALELATVMNQADAEVPAAVARALPIIATTVEAVSERMAKGGRLRYVGAGTAGRMAVVDASECPPTFSTPPELIQAILAGGPDAMTTATEGAEDDRDAGIAAIDAHDIGPDDVVIGVTASGRTPFVLAAVAEARRRGALTAGLSCNAGAALSEVAEHGIEIVVGNEVIAGSTRLKSGTAQKLVLNMITTITMVRLGHTYGNYMVDMRVLNEKLAVRAAKMVAEITGADIDVAAAALAKADNHAKTAVLMIEADLDAAEARDLLATVDGKLAVALARTT; via the coding sequence GTGGGCGATACCAATACGGTGGCGGACAGTTTGCGTGGATTGGCCACTGAGGGTGTCGACCCCAGATTCTCCGACATCGACAAACTCAGCGCCCTCGAACTGGCCACCGTGATGAATCAGGCCGACGCCGAGGTCCCCGCGGCCGTCGCGCGCGCCCTACCGATCATCGCCACCACCGTCGAAGCGGTGTCCGAGCGCATGGCCAAGGGCGGCCGCCTGCGGTATGTGGGTGCCGGTACCGCCGGACGCATGGCCGTGGTCGACGCCTCCGAGTGCCCGCCGACCTTCTCCACCCCGCCCGAACTCATCCAGGCGATTCTGGCCGGTGGCCCGGACGCCATGACCACCGCGACCGAAGGTGCCGAGGACGACCGTGACGCCGGTATCGCCGCGATCGACGCCCACGACATCGGCCCCGACGATGTCGTCATCGGTGTCACCGCGAGCGGGCGCACTCCGTTCGTGCTGGCCGCCGTCGCCGAAGCCCGCCGACGCGGTGCGTTGACCGCCGGCCTGTCCTGCAACGCCGGTGCCGCATTGAGCGAGGTCGCCGAGCACGGCATCGAGATCGTGGTCGGCAACGAGGTCATCGCCGGTTCGACCCGCCTGAAGTCCGGCACCGCGCAGAAGCTCGTGCTGAACATGATCACCACGATCACCATGGTGCGGTTGGGACACACCTACGGCAATTACATGGTGGACATGCGGGTGCTCAACGAGAAGCTCGCGGTACGGGCGGCGAAGATGGTCGCCGAGATCACCGGCGCCGACATCGATGTGGCCGCCGCCGCGCTGGCCAAGGCCGACAACCACGCCAAGACCGCGGTGTTGATGATCGAGGCCGACTTGGACGCCGCCGAGGCACGCGATCTGCTGGCGACGGTGGATGGAAAGTTGGCCGTCGCCCTGGCCCGCACCACCTAG
- a CDS encoding dipeptidase encodes MSVNLANQVYAILENSPVIDGHNDLLIRLRGMSRYDFDAIDIARDQSDRLHTDIPRLRAGGVGGQFWSVFVPVTMAGEEAVTATLEQIDAAWQMIERYDDFEFAGTADEIETAVANGRIASLMGIEGGHSIGNSLGTLRMMYRLGARYMTLTHTSNTDWADSGTDEVGVGGLSRFGREVVAEMNRLGMLVDLSHVAPSTMRHALAVSEAPAFFSHSNALAKCGHPRNVPDDVLDLVGQTQGIVMATFVPGFLTEAARVWMDALEAEEGRTPSEWLADGTNEDEYRLRRERRLAWLAKNPCPPVSSADVADHLDYMRDRIGVDCIGIGGDLDGIATTPIDLTDVAAYPKLFEELLRRGWSDEDVAKVSFKNLVRVVRRTEEVARKASADRGPSRATIEQLDR; translated from the coding sequence ATGTCTGTGAACCTCGCGAATCAGGTCTACGCGATCTTGGAGAACTCCCCGGTCATCGACGGTCACAATGATCTGCTGATCCGGCTGCGCGGAATGTCCCGATATGACTTCGACGCCATCGACATCGCCCGTGATCAGTCGGACCGTCTCCACACGGATATCCCCCGGCTGCGCGCAGGTGGCGTGGGCGGACAGTTCTGGTCGGTCTTCGTTCCGGTCACGATGGCGGGGGAGGAGGCGGTGACCGCGACGCTTGAACAGATCGACGCCGCCTGGCAGATGATCGAGCGTTACGACGACTTCGAGTTCGCCGGTACCGCCGACGAGATCGAGACAGCCGTCGCGAATGGACGCATCGCCTCGTTGATGGGGATCGAGGGTGGGCACTCGATCGGGAACTCGCTGGGCACCCTGCGCATGATGTACCGCTTGGGTGCGCGGTACATGACCTTGACGCACACCTCCAACACCGATTGGGCCGACAGCGGGACCGATGAGGTCGGCGTCGGCGGGTTGAGTCGGTTCGGCCGTGAGGTCGTGGCCGAGATGAACCGGCTGGGCATGCTGGTCGATCTGTCTCATGTGGCTCCTTCGACGATGCGGCACGCCCTGGCCGTCAGTGAGGCCCCCGCGTTCTTCTCCCACTCCAACGCACTGGCCAAGTGTGGGCACCCGCGTAACGTGCCCGATGACGTCCTCGACCTGGTCGGGCAGACGCAGGGCATCGTCATGGCGACGTTCGTCCCGGGCTTCCTCACCGAAGCGGCTCGAGTGTGGATGGACGCCTTGGAGGCGGAGGAGGGTAGGACTCCGTCGGAGTGGTTGGCCGACGGCACCAATGAGGACGAGTATCGGTTGCGTCGAGAGCGTCGTCTCGCCTGGTTGGCGAAGAATCCGTGTCCGCCGGTGTCTTCGGCGGACGTCGCCGATCACCTCGACTACATGCGTGATCGCATCGGTGTCGACTGCATCGGCATCGGTGGCGACCTCGACGGAATCGCCACCACGCCGATCGACCTGACCGACGTGGCGGCGTATCCGAAGTTGTTCGAGGAGCTGTTGCGTCGCGGATGGAGCGACGAGGACGTGGCGAAGGTGTCGTTCAAGAACCTGGTTCGCGTGGTGCGTCGCACCGAGGAGGTCGCGCGGAAGGCCTCGGCCGACCGGGGTCCGTCGCGCGCGACCATCGAGCAGCTTGATCGCTGA
- a CDS encoding copper homeostasis protein CutC: MVSFRTENVAEIGRFAAPVPTAPTDASTRPMENGLPRADQYPARPLLEVIALGPDDAEAAQAGGADRLEVVSDMASDGLSPTLETLRQIRSVCDLDLRVMVRTDPDFSCRDLASLIGLAGDLAEAGADGLVLGFLRDGALDIEPMRAVTTAVPLPWTCHRAVDHADDYGASIRAAARLSGLDQILTAGASTGLSDGVANLMAHAGLAPLMAGGGLTASHVPALRAAAVTAFHIGSAARPDWQSPVDSARVAAWRTLLGGLSTGRAVHRRFDQRSASRSSTGGWLSTTHRLSTGHRIRTGGGVTIPDRIKNRGGGRWPKGNRSLSKYSSRLHRPMDR, translated from the coding sequence ATGGTAAGTTTCCGTACAGAAAATGTGGCCGAGATCGGTCGGTTCGCCGCCCCCGTCCCGACAGCGCCGACCGACGCGTCCACCCGACCGATGGAGAACGGCTTGCCTCGCGCCGACCAATACCCCGCACGTCCGTTGTTGGAGGTCATCGCCCTCGGGCCCGACGACGCCGAAGCCGCTCAAGCCGGCGGAGCCGACCGCCTCGAGGTCGTCAGCGACATGGCGTCGGACGGTTTGAGCCCCACGCTTGAGACCTTGCGGCAGATCAGAAGCGTATGTGACCTCGACCTGCGCGTCATGGTCCGAACCGACCCGGATTTCAGCTGTCGGGACCTGGCCTCGCTCATCGGTTTGGCCGGGGATCTCGCCGAGGCCGGAGCCGACGGCCTAGTGCTCGGGTTTCTTCGAGACGGAGCACTGGACATCGAGCCGATGCGAGCCGTCACCACCGCCGTCCCGCTTCCCTGGACCTGCCACCGCGCGGTTGACCACGCCGACGACTACGGCGCCTCGATCCGTGCCGCGGCTCGACTGTCTGGGTTGGACCAGATCCTCACGGCGGGAGCCTCGACCGGGTTGTCCGACGGTGTGGCGAACCTGATGGCCCACGCGGGCCTCGCGCCGTTGATGGCCGGTGGCGGATTGACCGCTTCGCACGTGCCCGCGCTGCGGGCCGCCGCAGTCACCGCGTTCCACATCGGCTCGGCCGCTCGCCCCGACTGGCAGAGCCCGGTCGACAGCGCCCGAGTCGCCGCCTGGCGGACGTTGTTGGGCGGCTTATCCACTGGACGCGCCGTTCACCGACGTTTCGATCAGCGGTCGGCTTCCCGGTCGTCCACAGGCGGGTGGTTATCCACAACCCACCGGTTGTCCACAGGCCATCGCATTCGCACTGGCGGCGGGGTGACGATTCCAGATAGGATCAAAAATAGGGGAGGAGGTCGGTGGCCCAAAGGAAATCGAAGTTTGTCGAAATATTCGAGCCGCTTGCACCGACCGATGGACCGATAG
- a CDS encoding SigE family RNA polymerase sigma factor, whose product MTPQSEFEEFARATTPSLLRAAYLLTGDQHLAEDLVQTALARTHRYWRRISNKTHAASYTRKTMYHLQVSHWRRRRFKEQLSDTPPERTTSGHADDVDLKLSLRHALAQLTARQRAVVVLRYFEDRSVAETAVILRCSEGSIKSHTFRALNRLRESLPSLTELLNGAIHDR is encoded by the coding sequence ATGACACCTCAGTCAGAGTTCGAAGAGTTCGCAAGAGCGACGACACCGTCGCTGCTGCGCGCCGCCTACCTCCTCACCGGCGACCAACACCTGGCCGAGGACCTCGTCCAGACCGCACTGGCCAGAACCCATCGTTACTGGCGCCGGATCAGCAACAAGACCCACGCGGCGAGTTACACCCGCAAGACCATGTACCACCTGCAGGTCAGCCACTGGCGACGAAGACGTTTCAAGGAACAACTGAGCGACACACCACCGGAACGCACGACGTCGGGCCACGCCGACGACGTCGACCTCAAACTCAGTCTGCGCCACGCACTCGCACAACTCACCGCGCGGCAACGCGCGGTGGTCGTCCTGCGGTATTTCGAAGACCGCTCCGTCGCCGAGACCGCCGTGATCCTGCGGTGCTCCGAAGGAAGCATCAAATCCCACACCTTTCGCGCGTTGAACAGGCTGCGCGAATCACTCCCCAGTCTTACCGAACTACTCAACGGAGCCATCCATGACCGATGA
- a CDS encoding SigE family RNA polymerase sigma factor, translating to MPIDTSQREFDAFVRGRSPALLRSAYLLTGDQQLAEDLVQSALSRTHLAWRRLHQTSNAEAYTRRTMYHLQVSWWRRRAAERRVNRLSHEPEVQPDAADQVTRRLVIREALATLTPRQRAVIVLRFFEDRSVQGTANMLRCTEGTVKSQTSKALASLRRRHPNRSDFSEWSNT from the coding sequence ATGCCGATCGACACCAGCCAGCGGGAGTTCGACGCGTTCGTGCGCGGCCGAAGTCCCGCCCTGCTTCGGTCGGCGTACCTGTTGACCGGCGATCAGCAACTGGCCGAGGATCTGGTGCAGTCGGCGCTCAGCCGCACCCATCTGGCATGGCGTCGACTGCACCAGACCAGCAACGCCGAGGCGTACACCCGCCGCACCATGTATCACCTCCAGGTCAGCTGGTGGCGCCGCCGAGCAGCCGAGCGCCGAGTCAATCGGCTCAGTCACGAACCCGAGGTGCAACCCGATGCCGCCGACCAGGTGACCCGCCGCCTGGTCATTCGCGAGGCACTCGCGACCCTGACGCCCCGTCAGCGAGCCGTCATCGTGCTGCGCTTCTTCGAGGATCGATCGGTCCAGGGGACGGCGAACATGCTGCGCTGCACCGAGGGGACCGTGAAAAGCCAGACCTCGAAGGCGCTGGCCTCGCTGCGGCGGCGCCATCCGAACCGTTCGGACTTCAGCGAATGGAGCAACACGTGA